Proteins found in one Paenibacillus dendritiformis genomic segment:
- a CDS encoding response regulator, producing MSMAGQPVFRVLIADDHAHAREGMRDILAIDPSFAIVGEAVNGEEAIAMTETVMPDMILMDISMPVMDGLEATKHIKERFPYVKIVMVTVSDDITHLFEALKKGAQGYLLKNLQPSAWHEYLRAIAIDEAPMSKELAFRILQEFSTKNSKAPAHSPLTMREREILERVARGESNKEIAAQFSLSEHTVKNHLKNILQKLHLENRVQLTRYALENGLVDS from the coding sequence GTGTTGATCGCTGACGATCATGCGCATGCGCGGGAAGGAATGCGGGATATTTTGGCGATCGATCCTTCCTTCGCCATCGTGGGCGAAGCGGTGAATGGCGAAGAAGCGATCGCGATGACCGAGACGGTCATGCCGGATATGATTCTGATGGACATCTCGATGCCGGTGATGGACGGGCTGGAAGCGACCAAGCATATTAAAGAGCGGTTCCCTTATGTCAAAATTGTCATGGTGACCGTATCCGACGATATTACTCATTTGTTCGAGGCCTTGAAAAAAGGAGCCCAGGGCTATCTGCTGAAAAACTTGCAGCCATCGGCATGGCATGAATATTTGCGTGCGATCGCCATCGACGAGGCGCCGATGTCGAAGGAGCTGGCTTTCCGCATTTTGCAGGAATTCTCCACCAAGAACAGCAAGGCCCCGGCGCATTCGCCGTTGACGATGCGGGAGCGCGAAATATTGGAGCGGGTGGCCAGGGGCGAGTCGAACAAGGAGATTGCCGCCCAATTTTCGTTATCCGAGCATACCGTCAAAAATCACCTGAAAAATATTTTGCAGAAGCTTCATCTGGAAAATCGCGTACAGCTGACGCGGTACGCATTGGAGAACGGCCTCGTCGACTCGTGA